A stretch of DNA from Synechococcus sp. JA-3-3Ab:
CGCCGTGCAGGGCTATGCCGTTGGCAATCGCCCCCATACCGTGTTCCCGTACGCCAAAGCGGAAGTTGCGCCCATGATAGGAGCCGGCCTGGAACTCCGGGATCCCCTTTAAATAGGTCATGTTGGAGTGGGCCAGATCGGCGGATCCGCCCAGCAGCTCTGGCACCGCCTTGGCCAAAGCATTGAGACAAAACTTGGAGAGGTTGCGGGTGGATTCTTTGCCGGTTTCGGCAATGGGAGCCAACGCTTCTTTCCAGCCTGCGGGCAGCTCCCCGGCCATGATGCGCTTGAATTCGGCGGCCTCTTCCGGGTAGGCCTTCTCGTAGGCGGCAAAGCGCTCGTTCCACTCCGCCTCGGCCTTGGCCCCCTTATCGATGGCCTGGCGGAAGTGGGCCAGCACCTCGTCGGGAATGTAGAACTCCGGCTCCAGCGGCCAGCCCAGATTTTGTTTGGTGAGTTTCACCTCCTCTGGCCCCAGCGGCGCCCCGTGGACGCTCTCCGTGCCGGCTTTGTTGGGGGATCCGTAGCCGATGGTGGTCTCGACAATGATCAAGGAAGGCTTGTCGGTAACTTCTTTAGCTTTCTGGATAGCGGCGGCAATTCCCTTCAGGTCGTGGTTGCCATCTTCCACTTTTTGCACATGCCACCCGTAGGCCTCGTAGCGCTTGCCCACATCTTCGGTAAAGGCAATTTCCGTGCTGCCGTCGATGGAGATGTGGTTGCTGTCGTAGAGCATGATCAGCTTGCCCAGCTTGAGGTGGCCGGCCAGCGAGGCCGCTTCCGAGGCCACCCCCTCCATGTTGCAGCCGTCGCCCAAGATCACATAAGTGTAGTGATCCACAATGGTGTGACCGGGCTTGTTGAAACGGGCGGCCAAGTGGGCCTCGGCAATGGCCAGCCCAACGGCGTTGCCCACCCCCTGCCCCAGCGGTCCGGTGGTTACCTCCACACCGGGGGTTTCAAAGTTTTCCGGGTGGCCGGGGGTTTTGGATCCCCACTGGCGAAACTGCTTGATGTCCTCTAGGCTCACATCAAAGCCGGTCAGGTGCAGCAGAGCATACTGCAGCATGCAGCCGTGGCCTGCCGAGAGGACAAAGCGATCCCGATCCACCCATTTGGGGTTGCGGGGATTGAACTTCAGGAACTGCTGCCAAAGCACATAGGCCATGGGTGCTGCCCCCATTGGCAGGCCGGGGTGACCCGAGTTGGCTTTCTGAACAGCATCCACCGCCAAAAAACGAATCGTGTTGATGGCAAGTTGTTCCAGAGAGGGAGGAGCAGCAACAACCAT
This window harbors:
- the tkt gene encoding transketolase — translated: MVVAAPPSLEQLAINTIRFLAVDAVQKANSGHPGLPMGAAPMAYVLWQQFLKFNPRNPKWVDRDRFVLSAGHGCMLQYALLHLTGFDVSLEDIKQFRQWGSKTPGHPENFETPGVEVTTGPLGQGVGNAVGLAIAEAHLAARFNKPGHTIVDHYTYVILGDGCNMEGVASEAASLAGHLKLGKLIMLYDSNHISIDGSTEIAFTEDVGKRYEAYGWHVQKVEDGNHDLKGIAAAIQKAKEVTDKPSLIIVETTIGYGSPNKAGTESVHGAPLGPEEVKLTKQNLGWPLEPEFYIPDEVLAHFRQAIDKGAKAEAEWNERFAAYEKAYPEEAAEFKRIMAGELPAGWKEALAPIAETGKESTRNLSKFCLNALAKAVPELLGGSADLAHSNMTYLKGIPEFQAGSYHGRNFRFGVREHGMGAIANGIALHGGLIPYDATFLVFSDYMRPAIRLSALSRARVLHIMTHDSIALGEDGPTHQPIETLASLRAIPNLYVIRPADARETVGAYQVALESTSTPSVLVFTRQAVNPVEGTSIEGVAKGAYVVVDTPNPELILIATGSELELAVKAAAQLQQEGRAVRVVSMPCMELFEAQPQSYRDEVLPPKVTKRVSVEAGSTFGWHKYLGFEGVAIGIDRFGASAPGPVCMEKFGFTVENVLNTARRLLS